The DNA segment AAAAATTGATTATTTTGACTTGTATCTTGTACATTGGCCGTTTCCCAATTATCACGCACCGGGCTGTGATGGTGATTCCAGAAATCCAGATTCTCGTCCGTTTTCTGTGGAAGAATTTATGAGTGTCTGGAGACAGTGTGAGTCACTAGTTGACAGGGGACTGACAAAGCATATCGGTATGTCGAATATGACAGTGAAGAAACTGGAAGAGGTGTTTCCACTTTGCACAGTGAAACCGGCAGCAATTGAGATGGAGCTGCACCCTGGTTTTCAGCAGCCTGAATTGTTTCAATTTGTCACAAGTCATGGGATTGTACCGATTGGGTTCTGTCCGCTGGGGTCTCCTTCCAGACCCAAACGTGACCGGACGCCGGAAGATGTTGCAGATACACAGATGCCGGAGATTGTAAAAATAGCAAACACTCATAATATTCATCCGGTGGAAGTATGTTTAAAATGGGCGGTCCAGCGGGGACAGATTCCGATTCCGTTTTCCGTAAAAGAGAAGCAATATGTATCAAATCTAAGATGTATTACAGAAGATCCGCTGACTGATGAAGAAATGGATGAGATAAGACAGGCCGATAAAAATTGCCGTCTCGTCAAAGGACAGGTCTTTCTCTGGCCCGGGGCCAAAAGCTGGGAAGAGATCTGGGATCTTTAAAGCAGGAAACAAGGGACTGACTTTCATGGTCGGTCCCTTAAGTGGATTCTATGTTATGATTTATTAAGAGGAAGTTATTATGTTAAAAAATGTAGATCTATATTATTTTAGCCCCACAGGAGGGACAAAGAAAGTCGCCCTGATGTTTGCTAAGGGGCTTGCTAAAAAAGTGAATCTGATAAACTTAGGAGATAAAAAGGTATTGAAAGAGCCGGAGAGTGATCTGATCGTGGTGGCGGCACCTGTATTTGGCGGGCGTATTCCAGCTCTGGTCTCGGATAAGATCCGAACGCTTGACGCTGCCGGGAAAAAGGCGGTTTCTCTGGTTGTATATGGAACGAGAGCATACGAAGATGCGCTGCTGGAATTGAATGATGCATTAAAAGATATTCAGGTCCAGATAATTGCCTCAGGCGATTTTGTCGCACAACATTCAATCGTGTCTGAAGTTGGAAAAGGAAGACCGGATAACAAAGATATCGAAGAGATTAAAACATTTGCAAAAAATGTCCTGGATAAGATGGAAGATCGAAACAACGATAACGACACTGAAAAAGAGATCAAGGTACCAGGAAGCCGACCATATAAAACTGCAATGAAGATTACAGACACGCCAATATCAACGAGCCGCTGTACATTATGTGGAACATGTGAAGAAGCCTGTCCTACAGGTGCGATCTATATCGATGGAAATGAACTGACGACTGATCTTAGAAAATGCATTCTCTGTATGGCATGCACATATGTCTGCCCGGAAGACGCCAGGGTGCTTCCAAAAAAGTTACAGGAAAGCGATGATGAGATGCTGAAACCTCTTATCGGGATATACCGGGAGAATGAAACTTTTTTATAAAATACTGCAGAGTGTGAAATGGAGAGAAAATTTATTATGTCAAAATGTTTGATTGTTGTAGACTACCAGAATGACTTTGTATCGGGGTCTCTGGGATTCGAAGGAGCGGAACTTTTAGACGCCCGGATCGCAGAGAAAATCAAGCAGTATCGTGCATCGGGTGACACTGTGATGTTTACCTTTGATACACATACGGATGATTATCTGAATACTCAGGAGGGAGAAAATCTCCCTGTACCACATTGTATCAAGGGCACGAAAGGACATGAGTTTTACGGGGAAACCGCGAAATTGATTCGCGATACGGACAAATGCTTTTACAAACCAGGTTTCGGGTCAGATGAGTTATATGAGTATTTAAAGGATATACCCTTCGATAGTATCGAACTGGTCGGACTTGTGACAAACATCTGTATCATATCCAATGTTGTTCTTGCAAAGACTGCACAGCCAGAAACACCTATTATCGTGGATTCCACATGCATCGGCTGCAGTGATCCAAAACTTAATGAGGAGACACTCCATGTGATGAGGGGACTTCAGGTAAAGGTGATTGACTGATCCATAAAGGGAGGACGGGAAAACCCGCCCTCCCTTTATGGTATTTAAAGTCTGCATTTTAACTGGCAAAGAGCTTCTTGAATATCTTTGACTGCTGCTCTGTTGTCACAGATGCTGTTATCGATATCTTTTAATGCACATCTGATCTGATCAGCAGCACACTCCGTATTTTCAAGAGAACGAACAGCGTTGGCAAGAGCTGCCTCCATTCTGGCTATTTCATCGTATCCGCATGTACAGCCACTTCCACGGGAATATGCAGGACCGTATCCGCGATTATTTCCACAATTTGACATCTTTTAAATCCTCCTTCATAAATTAATGAGAGACCAAAGGGTTTCGAATTTCATATAAGGAAGAACCTGAAGGGTTCTTTCACTATATTATATGAAAGGTGATGAAAAAGTGTGTATTATGTCAAAAAATGTTATTTTATGATTCTTTCCAGAAGATATGGAATCGCCTCTTCAAAGTTAACGCCATACCAACTTCGATTATCATCGTTTACCGTGAGCTGGATACACCTGGCTGTGTAATCGGCAGCAATTGGGATGGCCTCTTTCCATGTTTTTTCTCTGGAAAGTGCGCCGGTAAATGTGCTGGAGAAGATATCGCCAGTGCCGTGGAATACCGCATCAATTCGTTTGTTTTCATAATAAAAGTATTCATCTTTCTCACGGTCGTATCCCATGACTCCAATTTTATCTTTATCAAAGCTGACTCCGGTCAGGATAGATAGTCTGGCACCGAGTGCTGAAAGCTTTTTCATCATTTCGCGGATGTAGCTCTCATCGTAGTTTTCTTTGTAATCCATTCCTGTCATGAAGGATGCTTCTGTGATATTTGGGACGATAATATCCGCTTTTTGACAAAGTTTTGCCATATTAGCTGAGAATGCCTTGTCAAATCCGGGATAGAGTTTTCCATTGTCGGCCATGACCGGATCGACGATGATCAGATTATCAGTTGTCTTAAATTCTGAAAACAAATGGGAGATCAGATCGATTTGTCTTGCAGAGCCTAGATATCCGGTGTAGATGCTGTCAAAAGTAATTTTCTCTTTCTTCCAGTGTTCGGTGATAGGAACGATGTCATCCGTCAGATCACGGAAGGTAAAGCCGTCAAACATCGTATGGGCAGAGAGTACAGCAGTCGGAAGGACTGCTGTCTCTACGCCGAAAGCAGAGATAATAGGAAGCGCAACGGTAAGTGAACATTTTCCAATACACGAGATATCCTGAATGGTAAGAATTCTTTTCATGATATTTTTCTCCTTAGGGTGAGTAGCGCACCGATTGCCATGACAACAGCAAATACGATGAGGAAAGCAATGACAGCGGTTTTATGTGAGATGCAGGCAGCAATAATCATAAAAACACAGCTTGCCAGAGAAATACAGGGCATAATAAAACGTTTAAAAACACTTAGATCCTTTTCTTTTCTGATAAAGTTGATAAAGATCGGAATGTACAGTGCATATACTGTGACAATCGGAAGCTCAGAGGAGTCAAAATCAAAGAATCCAAACCACCCATCTGTCAGGTTGGCACCGTAAAAGTAAAAAAGCCATATAGCACATAACAGAACACTAAAGATTGCTGAGTTGACAGGCATGTTAGTCGTGGGGTCGATCTGGCTGAAAATTTCTGGTTTTGGTCCATTTCCTCTTGCCGCCAGTGAGTAGATTCCACGGCTGCATCCCATCATCAAACCGTTCAATGTACCAAGGCAGGAGATGACAACCAAAACAAAGAGAAGTGTTCCGCCTGCGGATGAGAAGACCTTCTCGAATGCAAGCTTTGCACCTTCTTCACCTCCGGCCATCATTACTTCATTCTTTACAGTTCCGGCGATGCCAATGTAGTAGAGAACGTAAACTGCCATGATTACGAAAGTACCTGCAACAAGAGCAAGCGGAAGGTTTTTCTTGGCATTTTTAAGCTCCGCGTTAATACTTGTCGCTATGATCCAGCCTTCATAGGCAAAACTTGCAGCGATAATCGCCGCAAATAGTCCGCCAGATGAACTTTTGTTTACGTAATGTGTAAAGTTATATTTCGTCATGCCACTATGAAGACCAATAATTGTTCCGACGATTGCCATCAAAAAGATTGGAATGAGCTTAATCACAGTGGTGCTTACCTGGAATTTTCCGGCCAGTACCGGAGACAGTGAGTTCAACGCAAAACTTGCAACCAGATATACACATGCGATCGTCATACATTCTCCGCCAGTAATCGAAAAACCTAATAAAACACAGGTATATCGGGCAGAGGCCCAGGCGAGAACAGAGGTGATGGCAGGATAATATATTATCGCCATGAACCATCCGACGTAATAGGCGTATTTTGTGCCCATCGTGGCTTCAGCATAGTCAACCAGTCCGTTGACATACTGATACTTTGTAGCCATAACGGCAAATGTGTAGGCACAGGAAATCATGATAACTCCGCCGATCAGCCATGCGAGAATGCCCTGCTTCAGATTGCCTCCTGTAGCTGTCAGGATTTTTTCTGCTTTGAAAAATACTCCGCTGCCGACAACGGTACCGATTACCATCGTGACAGCTGTAAAAAAGCCGTATTTTTTTTCCAGTTTTGGTTCCATAAAAATAGTCTCCTCCAGTTTCTATAGTAAAATCCTCTCACTTTCTGAGGTATAACCCCCTTTGAGAGTTGAAAATAGAAATTCTTTTGATTGTACCATAAAATGAAAGAAATTTCATCTGTTTTTTATTATAGTCTTAATTCGGATTGAAATGCTATCATACAAATCATTGATGCAACCTGCAGTTTACATTTGGAAACCAAAAAATGGTGGGCATTTTCCTGAAAATCAGGTATGATAAGAGCGCTAATACGAATTTATAACGGAGGTCGCATGTATGACAACGGGAGAAAAAATCTCAAAGCTTCGCAAGGAAAATAACTATACACAAGAACAGTTATCCCATATCCTTGGAGTTTCAAGGCAGTCAATCAGTAAGTGGGAAAGTAATATTGCGTATCCCGAAACAGATAAACTAATACGCATAAGTGAACTCTTTGTCTGCTCTTTGGATTATCTTCTGAAAGAGGAAATGGAAGACGATAGCAGACCACAGGAATCGCAAATCTATTCCTCATATCTTCTCAGGAGAACGATTCGTGAAAGAAAAAGTAAGAAAACGATATGGGGATTACCTGTATGGCATATCGGAAAAAATGCAAAAGGGATTATTTCTATTGGCTTGAATGCGAAGGGATTGATTGCCATAGGATTGAGAGCTCAGGGGCTGATCTCTATTGGAATGTTGTCACTGGGTGTTTTCTCTTTTGGAATGTTATCTTTAGGTCTTATTCTTTCCATTGGATCAGTTGCTCTTGGTATTTTCTCAGCAGGCGCTTTTGCAGCAGGTGTTTTTTCAACAGGTGCGATCAGCTTTGGTATCATATCTCTCGGATCAATCGCAATTGGTGATTTCTCTGTTGGACCACTGGCAATTGGAAAATACTTTGCAGCTGGTGATCATGCCAGAGCAATGATTGCGTTAGGAGAAACGAAGGCATATGGAAGTGCTTTTCGGAAGATCGGAAAGTTAAGTTCAACAGAGATTACAACGGTTAAAGCTCTGTTAAGTGCTAATGTTCCCTCATATCTTATATGGGCCAAAAATATGATCCAGGTGTTTATCAGCTGAAAAATTACGATAGAGAATTATAATAGTGAAGCCTCCGCTTGACACTTTTAACCAGTCATGTTAGATTATTAGTATCATTAACAAGAAAGAGGTGAAAGCATGATTATTATTTCTTGCAGATAAGAACAACTTTAAACGCATGTTCTGTGACGAGCAAAGATTTTCGGGCATTGAGTCTGCTATACCATGAGACATCTGTTCCGATTGTATCTGTTTGTGGGCATGCACTGCAGGAAATATACATGCACTTACTTCATCCTATAGTTATTTTCAAGGCGGGTTATACTGCTTTGAGGACGACGCACCCTCATGGCGCGGAGAGTATATATGTATACTTTCTGCGCTGTTTGTATATGTGAGGAGAAAGTTATGGCACAGATAGATGTACAAAATTTGACTTTTTATTATGAAGGGAGCACAGATGTAATCCTTGATCATGTTTCCTTTCAGATTGACACAGACTGGAAACTGGGGTTAATCGGAAGGAATGGAAGAGGAAAAACCACATTTTTGAACCTTCTGCTTGGAAAGTATGACTATCAAGGCACGATCAGCTCCAGTGAAGTCTTTGATTATTTTCCCTATCCCGTAAAGGACAAGACCAGAAATACAATTGATGTCATAGAAGACACAGATCCCATGTATGAGCTTTGGAAGGTTTGCAGAGAATTGAATTTGCTGGAGATTGATTCGGATGTTCTTTATCGACCGTTTGAGACATTGAGCAATGGAGAACAGACAAAAGTTCTGCTTGCGGTCTTATTCGCAAGAGAAAATCATTTTTTGTTGATCGATGAGCCCACGAATCACCTGGATATGGAGAGCCGCAGGAAACTTATGGGTTATCTGAATTGTAAAAAAGGATTTATTTTAGTCTCTCATGACCGTGCTTTCCTGGATGGATGTATTGATCATGTTTTGTCGATCAATAAATGCAACATTACAGTCACAAAAGGAAACTTTACCACTTGGTGGGAGAATAAAGAGCGGCAGGATATCTTCGAACTGGAGCAAAAGGAGAGGCTGAAAAAAGACATTCGGAAGCTGGAAAAAAGCTCGAGAACAACCGGTGAATGGGCGGGAAAGGTAGAAAGATCTAAAAGGGGAGCGGCGGATAAAGGCTATGTCGGACATAAGGCTGCTAAAATGATGAAACGGTCCAAAATTCTGGAACACCGGGCAGATCAGGCACTGGAGGATAAATCATCACTTCTTAGAAATATCGAGGAAATGGATGATCTGAAGCTTTGTCCGCTTATGTATCACAAAGAAACATTGATTCGTATGGAGGACATTCGGATTTCCTATGGTAATTCTAAACCTGTTTTGGAAAATTTCCATATGGAAGTGAAAAGGGGTGAGCGAGTAGCCTTGCAGGGAAGCAATGGCTGTGGGAAATCAAGCATTTTAAAAATAATTATGGGAATAAATCCAAATTTTCAAGGCCGGGCGGAACTGTCATCGGGAGTGGTTCTATCCTATGTTCCGCAGGACACGTCTGGGATATCCGGTACCTTAGGTGAGTTTGCCGAGTTAAACGTACTGGACGAAACAATATTTTTTACGGTTCTTCGAAAGCTTGGTTTTGAGAGAACACAGTTTGAAAAGCAAATCGAGGATTTTAGTGAGGGGCAGAAGAAAAAGGTACTGATCGCAAAGTCATTAAGTCAGCAGGCACATCTGTATATCTGGGATGAACCGCTGAATTATATTGATATTTATTCGAGAATGCAGATTGAACAGCTAATTCTTGAGTTTCGACCTGCAATGCTGATGGTGGAACATGACAGTCATTTTATTGAATGTGTAGCGACGAAAGTGATTCGAATGTAGCTGGTAAAGATATTGGGATGGAGATAAAGGAATTGAAAAAAAGACAAGAGGTATTGAGTTATGGCATGAAATTTACAGGAGCATATCTGGATACACCGTTCCACGACGATAACTGGGTATTGGTCAGATACAGACCGAATAAGCGGGCTTTTGTCTGGACATATGAACGTCTTGGGAATATTTGGGTGAATGTCAAAGTAGAACCACAGTGGAGGGATTTTTGGAGAAATGCCTATGAGTCTGTGTTTCCCGCCTATCATCAAAATAAGGAACATTGGAATTCAATCATACTGGACGGAAGTATTCCAGATGAAGAGATTAAACGCATGATTGCAGAGAGCTACGATCTTATTATGAAAAAATAACGGGAAAATTGACTGCATGTGTCGTAATAGCGCTTCACGACTTTCGTTGGGATTTCAGTTTAATGAGTTAAGGATTGGCTTTATTTCATTCAGAGAATCAATAACGTAGTCTGGTTGAACATCGGAGGTATTTTTAATATGATCATGATTAAACCAGATGGTTTGAATCCCGGCATTAATCCCACCTTGGATATCAGAGGTTAAGCTGTCACCTATGATCACAGATTTGTCCTTACTAAAAGCTGGAATCTTTGCGAAACAGAAGTCGAAGAACTCTCTTCTTGGCTTATTGAATCCAATCTCTTCAGAGATAAATATATCCTGACAATAGTCTCGAAGTTTGGCACTTTGAATCCGGCCTTTTTGTACATCTGCCATTCCGTTCGTAACTATGTAAAGTCGGTATTGATTGTGCAGAATCTGAAGCAGTTCTTCGGCGCCATCCAGATAGTAATGTCCGATGCCGAGATTCTTTTCATAGATTGATTCTGCAAGATCGGCAGAGCAATCAATTTCGAATTCATCAAACAACAGAGCATAACGGCCTGTTTTGACTTCATCGCGGGTAATCTTTCCACGTTCAAGCAGTTTCCATTGAGCAAGATTGATTTCACTGTATCTTTTCATAATCTGTTCTGTGGGTTCAATATTAAGAGCGCGGAATGCTTTAGTCAGCGCTATTTCTTCGGCTTTATCAAAGTCCAGAATTGTATTATCTAAATCAAATAAAATAGTGTCGATCATCGTTATACTCCTTTGTAAAATAATAGGTTTTCTTTCTGTTACGAATTAGATACAAGACTCATTATAACTTTTCTTTATAATATACACAAGCAAAATGAGCAATCAGGTAGCCCAAAATGCAGAATTGTGGTATTATAAAAATAAAAATTACGGTGTTCTGACACCTTATATTTATATTTTTTTGGAGGTGTTTATGAGTATCAAACGATGCAGCTGGGCTGACAAGTCCAAATTAGAGCAGGAATATCATGACAATAAATGGGGAAGACCTGTTCATGATGATCATGAATTATTTAAAATGCTGATCCTAGAGGGACAACAGGCCGGGCTTAGCTGGTCTACAATTCTAAAAAAGATGGATGCACTCTGCGATGCCTATGATGACTTCAGACCGGAAAAACTAGCCTTATTTGATGAGGCAAAAATGAAAAGGCTGCTTTCAAATAGTGGGATTATAAGAAATCGGCTGAAAGTAAATGCTGCCGTAAATAATGCCAAGATGTATTTTAAACTCTGTGACAACTATGGATCGCTGGATCATTTCTTATGGTCTTATGTGGATGGCCGTCCGATTCTAAATCACTGGGAAACGATGCAAGAAGTGCCGGCAAATACGCCGCTCTCTGATGAAATCAGCATACAACTGAAAAAAGAGGGGTTTAAGTTTGTCGGGAGCACCATTGTTTATTCACTTATGCAGTCAGTTGGAATGGTCAATGACCATCTGGCATCCTGCAGTTTTCGATTTCCAGAACTTAAAAAACTATGAAAGTATGATATCGCAGGGGTTATATACTTTATGAAAATCAAAAATCGAGGAAACAAAGAATGATCAGAAAAGCATTGATGAGTGATGTAGCAGAAATTCAGAAGGTTTATGATAGTGCCAGACAATTTATGTATTCTCATGGAAACAAGACACAATGGGGCGAAAATTATCCTGGAGAAGATTTAATAATTCACGATATTGAAAACGGAGATTTGTACGCCTATGAAACTGATGGAAAAATCCATGGTGTTTTCGCATTTTTCATTGGGCAGGACCCAACTTATCAGAGGATAGAACAGGGATCATGGCTGTCCGACACCCTCTATGGGACGATTCACAGAGTTGCAAGTGACGGTGCCAAAAACGGAATTATGCAAAAAACTGTATCTTATTGCGAGAACAAGATACCACATATTCGGATAGATACTCATGAAGATAACAAAATAATGCAAAATCTGATTCAGGAAAATGGTTTTAGGCAGTGTGGAATCATTTATACGGAAGATGGAAGTCCCAGAATTGCGTATGAAAAAATTTAATAATATGGATCACGAAGTATCAGTTTGTATATATTCTGACAATTCGACGGTGATCTGATACTATTGTAAAAATGACATTTCCGTGATATACTGAATAAGTAGTAATTGATTATGCTTTCTTAAGACAGATCAACCGAATACTTGGCTGGCGAAAGATGAAAGAGGTGAAAGATTATGAAAGACTTAAAACTGTATTTTAAGCATTCCTGCCCGTATTGTCAGAAAGTTCTCCGGTACATGGATGAACATGATGTAAAAGGGGTACAGCTGATGGATATCAAGGCGGATCAAAAAAATCAGGATGATCTGGTGAGACTTGGGGGGATGGATCAGGTTCCTATGCTTTTGATTGACGGAAAACCGATGTATGAATCTGATGATATTATACAATATATGAAAGACGAATTGCAGGACTCCTAAGATTTTACCGTTTAGTGAGTCAATGGGATGGCTTCTTTTTGTGGAATGCTAAAAGGCTTTTTCTGCAAAAAGAAGCTCTTTTCTTAATTTGTGCTTTATCTGGTATTTATCAGGGAAATCATGTATAATTTAGAAATAACGAGAAGGAGGTATTATTTATGGTACTTTGGATTGTACTTGCAATTGTGGTAGTTTTAGTCATTTGGTTTGTAAGTTCCTATAATGGATTTATAAAACTGAGAAATAAAACGGAGGAGGCGTATTCAGCGATGGATGTGTCTCTGAAAAAGAGATACGACTTGATACCGAATTATGTGGAAACAGTCAAAGGATATGCAAAACATGAATCAAAAACATTGGAGAGTGTGATGACTGCAAGAAATGCGGCATTGAACTCAACAACAGCCGAAGATCGGATTGCGAATGATAATATCTTAAGTGGTACGCTGAAATCTTTGTTTGCGGTCTCTGAGGCTTATCCGGATTTGAAGGCGAATCAAAACTTCCTACAGCTTCAGGATCAGCTGCAGAG comes from the Blautia liquoris genome and includes:
- a CDS encoding EFR1 family ferrodoxin (N-terminal region resembles flavodoxins. C-terminal ferrodoxin region binds two 4Fe-4S clusters.); this translates as MLKNVDLYYFSPTGGTKKVALMFAKGLAKKVNLINLGDKKVLKEPESDLIVVAAPVFGGRIPALVSDKIRTLDAAGKKAVSLVVYGTRAYEDALLELNDALKDIQVQIIASGDFVAQHSIVSEVGKGRPDNKDIEEIKTFAKNVLDKMEDRNNDNDTEKEIKVPGSRPYKTAMKITDTPISTSRCTLCGTCEEACPTGAIYIDGNELTTDLRKCILCMACTYVCPEDARVLPKKLQESDDEMLKPLIGIYRENETFL
- a CDS encoding MmcQ/YjbR family DNA-binding protein is translated as MKKRQEVLSYGMKFTGAYLDTPFHDDNWVLVRYRPNKRAFVWTYERLGNIWVNVKVEPQWRDFWRNAYESVFPAYHQNKEHWNSIILDGSIPDEEIKRMIAESYDLIMKK
- the abc-f gene encoding ribosomal protection-like ABC-F family protein translates to MAQIDVQNLTFYYEGSTDVILDHVSFQIDTDWKLGLIGRNGRGKTTFLNLLLGKYDYQGTISSSEVFDYFPYPVKDKTRNTIDVIEDTDPMYELWKVCRELNLLEIDSDVLYRPFETLSNGEQTKVLLAVLFARENHFLLIDEPTNHLDMESRRKLMGYLNCKKGFILVSHDRAFLDGCIDHVLSINKCNITVTKGNFTTWWENKERQDIFELEQKERLKKDIRKLEKSSRTTGEWAGKVERSKRGAADKGYVGHKAAKMMKRSKILEHRADQALEDKSSLLRNIEEMDDLKLCPLMYHKETLIRMEDIRISYGNSKPVLENFHMEVKRGERVALQGSNGCGKSSILKIIMGINPNFQGRAELSSGVVLSYVPQDTSGISGTLGEFAELNVLDETIFFTVLRKLGFERTQFEKQIEDFSEGQKKKVLIAKSLSQQAHLYIWDEPLNYIDIYSRMQIEQLILEFRPAMLMVEHDSHFIECVATKVIRM
- a CDS encoding aldo/keto reductase family protein is translated as MSAKEIKVPSKTLYTGAKMPAIGLGTFGSDKYSSDDIARAVYGAVSAGYRLIDCASVYGNEAKIGVTLEKLFQDKIVSREELFVTGKVWNDMHGDGQIEKSCKNSLKDLKIDYFDLYLVHWPFPNYHAPGCDGDSRNPDSRPFSVEEFMSVWRQCESLVDRGLTKHIGMSNMTVKKLEEVFPLCTVKPAAIEMELHPGFQQPELFQFVTSHGIVPIGFCPLGSPSRPKRDRTPEDVADTQMPEIVKIANTHNIHPVEVCLKWAVQRGQIPIPFSVKEKQYVSNLRCITEDPLTDEEMDEIRQADKNCRLVKGQVFLWPGAKSWEEIWDL
- a CDS encoding cysteine hydrolase family protein — encoded protein: MSKCLIVVDYQNDFVSGSLGFEGAELLDARIAEKIKQYRASGDTVMFTFDTHTDDYLNTQEGENLPVPHCIKGTKGHEFYGETAKLIRDTDKCFYKPGFGSDELYEYLKDIPFDSIELVGLVTNICIISNVVLAKTAQPETPIIVDSTCIGCSDPKLNEETLHVMRGLQVKVID
- a CDS encoding DNA-3-methyladenine glycosylase I; amino-acid sequence: MSIKRCSWADKSKLEQEYHDNKWGRPVHDDHELFKMLILEGQQAGLSWSTILKKMDALCDAYDDFRPEKLALFDEAKMKRLLSNSGIIRNRLKVNAAVNNAKMYFKLCDNYGSLDHFLWSYVDGRPILNHWETMQEVPANTPLSDEISIQLKKEGFKFVGSTIVYSLMQSVGMVNDHLASCSFRFPELKKL
- a CDS encoding YjjG family noncanonical pyrimidine nucleotidase, whose amino-acid sequence is MIDTILFDLDNTILDFDKAEEIALTKAFRALNIEPTEQIMKRYSEINLAQWKLLERGKITRDEVKTGRYALLFDEFEIDCSADLAESIYEKNLGIGHYYLDGAEELLQILHNQYRLYIVTNGMADVQKGRIQSAKLRDYCQDIFISEEIGFNKPRREFFDFCFAKIPAFSKDKSVIIGDSLTSDIQGGINAGIQTIWFNHDHIKNTSDVQPDYVIDSLNEIKPILNSLN
- a CDS encoding LemA family protein is translated as MVLWIVLAIVVVLVIWFVSSYNGFIKLRNKTEEAYSAMDVSLKKRYDLIPNYVETVKGYAKHESKTLESVMTARNAALNSTTAEDRIANDNILSGTLKSLFAVSEAYPDLKANQNFLQLQDQLQRIEEEIAGSRRYYNGVVNRFNTKTETFPGNIVAGIFNFKRKPLYEVSTEEQRENVEVKF
- a CDS encoding N-acetyltransferase; translation: MSDVAEIQKVYDSARQFMYSHGNKTQWGENYPGEDLIIHDIENGDLYAYETDGKIHGVFAFFIGQDPTYQRIEQGSWLSDTLYGTIHRVASDGAKNGIMQKTVSYCENKIPHIRIDTHEDNKIMQNLIQENGFRQCGIIYTEDGSPRIAYEKI
- a CDS encoding APC family permease produces the protein MEPKLEKKYGFFTAVTMVIGTVVGSGVFFKAEKILTATGGNLKQGILAWLIGGVIMISCAYTFAVMATKYQYVNGLVDYAEATMGTKYAYYVGWFMAIIYYPAITSVLAWASARYTCVLLGFSITGGECMTIACVYLVASFALNSLSPVLAGKFQVSTTVIKLIPIFLMAIVGTIIGLHSGMTKYNFTHYVNKSSSGGLFAAIIAASFAYEGWIIATSINAELKNAKKNLPLALVAGTFVIMAVYVLYYIGIAGTVKNEVMMAGGEEGAKLAFEKVFSSAGGTLLFVLVVISCLGTLNGLMMGCSRGIYSLAARGNGPKPEIFSQIDPTTNMPVNSAIFSVLLCAIWLFYFYGANLTDGWFGFFDFDSSELPIVTVYALYIPIFINFIRKEKDLSVFKRFIMPCISLASCVFMIIAACISHKTAVIAFLIVFAVVMAIGALLTLRRKIS
- a CDS encoding glutaredoxin family protein, whose protein sequence is MKDLKLYFKHSCPYCQKVLRYMDEHDVKGVQLMDIKADQKNQDDLVRLGGMDQVPMLLIDGKPMYESDDIIQYMKDELQDS
- a CDS encoding helix-turn-helix domain-containing protein; its protein translation is MTTGEKISKLRKENNYTQEQLSHILGVSRQSISKWESNIAYPETDKLIRISELFVCSLDYLLKEEMEDDSRPQESQIYSSYLLRRTIRERKSKKTIWGLPVWHIGKNAKGIISIGLNAKGLIAIGLRAQGLISIGMLSLGVFSFGMLSLGLILSIGSVALGIFSAGAFAAGVFSTGAISFGIISLGSIAIGDFSVGPLAIGKYFAAGDHARAMIALGETKAYGSAFRKIGKLSSTEITTVKALLSANVPSYLIWAKNMIQVFIS
- a CDS encoding pyridoxamine kinase — translated: MKRILTIQDISCIGKCSLTVALPIISAFGVETAVLPTAVLSAHTMFDGFTFRDLTDDIVPITEHWKKEKITFDSIYTGYLGSARQIDLISHLFSEFKTTDNLIIVDPVMADNGKLYPGFDKAFSANMAKLCQKADIIVPNITEASFMTGMDYKENYDESYIREMMKKLSALGARLSILTGVSFDKDKIGVMGYDREKDEYFYYENKRIDAVFHGTGDIFSSTFTGALSREKTWKEAIPIAADYTARCIQLTVNDDNRSWYGVNFEEAIPYLLERIIK